The Mycolicibacterium fluoranthenivorans genomic interval GACACGTCATTGGTGATCACCAGGCCGGCGATGACGCCGGGCAGGTCGGCCTCGGAAAGAGTGGTGCCCACCGGGATGTCGCGTCCGATGACCAGGCCGATCTCGACCTCGTAGTCCAGGAACCGGACATGCTGGGGCTTGACGATATCGTCGAACGGCCCGCTGATCGATGCCGAGGACTTACGGAAGAAGGTCAGGGGAACCGTCTTCGGATCCATGCCCGAGTCGCGGACGTGGGATTCGAAGTTGGTCATCTGCGCCACCACCCGGCACGGCGCGGTGACGGGGGAGACGAGCGCGAGGCTGTCCAGCGGCACACTCTGGCTGGTGCGTGCCGCGTCGATGGCGGCCCGGTCGGCCAGCAGCGCGCCGGTGGTGGCGGCCTCGGTGTCGATCCGGGCGGCCCCGGTGGGCGTCTTGACCCACCAGGCGTCGGCGGTGCGCAACACGGAAATGGTCATGAGGAAGCAACTTTCAGTAGGCCGGCCAGGCGCCGGATGTCGAATTCGTTGTCGCCGCGCAGTGCGGTCAGCAGGCGCGCGGCTTCATGGCGGACCGATTTCACGTCGGTACCCAGGAAGTCCCGGCTGACCGGCGGGCCCCACTGCGACAGGCCGGTGGCGGTGAACGGCGCCCAGCCGGGCTCCAGCGTGTTGTCGAACATGTCGCCGTCGGCGAAATGCTCGACCAGGAAGCCGTCGGGGTCGCGCCAGTAGTCGAACAGCTGACTGCCCTGGATGTGCCGCCCGATACCCCAGGACCGGAAATAGCCACGCTCCCGCAGGTATTCGCCGCCGGCGGCCAGCGCGTCGAGGTCGCTGACCTGGTAGGCAGAATGCACGTAGCGGTTCGCCGGACCGAGCGCCAGGGCCAGGGTGTGGTGATCGGCCGGGGTGGTGCCCCGATCGCAGCGGATGAAGCTCATGGTGGGGCCGCGGTCGCGCTGGCCGGGGAAGTAGAGGAAGTCGCTGACGATCATCCCGAACAGGTCCAGGTACCAGTTCAAGGTCCGGCGGTAGGTGGTGGACTGCAGCACCACGTGACCGAGGCGCTGCACGCGGGCCGGCACCCGCGGGGGGCGCTGAGTGGCGTTGGTGCGGGTGACGGTGCGGCCGGTGTTGTGCACGAGCGGAGGTTGGACGGGCAGTTGCGGCAGGGTGTGCATGCCGGCGACCACCCGTACCGGTGTGCCGCCCGGGTCGGCGAGGTCGACGGCCAGCCCGCCGATCGCTTCCGGCAGCGCATGGGCTGCGACACCGGTGTGCTCTGCCAGCCGCAGCACGTCCACCTCGTCGGCCGCTTGCAACGCCAGACCGGCGAACCGGGTGGCCGGGCCCTGGCGCAACAGCACGCATGGCGCGTCCGCGTCGGTACCGCGCAGATGCACCTCGCTGGGGGTGCGCAGAGCGGTCTGGAACCCGAACGCGCGGGCGAACGCTTCGGCCCGGGTCAGATCGGGTTTCTCGAACTCCAGCCAGGCCAGGTCGACCACCTTGATGACCGGGTTACGCGAGCGTCCGGGATGTTCACCCTTGTGCGCGCCCTGCTCGCTGTGCAGGTCTTTGTGCACGTCAGTGTCCATGCTGCCCCCTTTTCTGACGAAATCGTCACATGAGACGTGGCCGTCAGTCAATGTTTCTGACGAAATCCTCAGAAATGAGCTACGCTGCTCAGCGTGCCTGAAGCACCCATGAGCCGGGTCGACTCCCGTAAGCGGCGCACCCGCGCCGCGCTGATCGAGGCCGCGCAGGCGTTCGTCGCCGCAGGCCGGCTCAATGCGCCGATCCTGGAGATCACCCAGGCCGCCGATGTCGGGATGGGCTCCTTCTACAACCACTTCGCCACCAAGGAGCAGTTGTTCGAAGCGGCGGTGACGGAGGCGCTCGACGCGCACGGAGCCCTGCTCGATGCGTGTACCGCCGAGCTCGACGACCCGGCTGAGATCTTCGCGGCCGCCTTCAGGTTGACGGGTCGGTTGTTCCGCAGCCGGCCACAGGAGAGCCGGGTGTTGCTGGCCAACGGGATGGCCCTGTTGGTATCGGATCGCGGCCTGGCACCTCGGGCGCTGCGTGACATCAGGGCAGGGGTGGCGGCGGGGCGGTTCCGGGTCCCGGATCCCGAACTGGCGCTCGCGATGGCCGGTGGCGCGTTGCTCGGGTTGGGCAATCTGCTTCAGGCGCAACCTGATCGCGACGACGCGCACGCAGCCGATGCGGTGACGGCGGACTTGCTGCGCCTGTTCGGCATGACCGAGGACGATGCACGCGAGGTATGTGCACGTCCGCTGCCCGACCTCAGTGTCCGGGCCGAGGCGTCCTGACTCGCGCCGGGTCTAGAGGATGCCGAGGATATCGTTCTTCAACGCCTCGGCCTCGGTGCCGAACACCGCCTGCACACCGTTGCCGACTTCGATGACCCCAGCGGCGCCAAGGCTTTTCAGCCGGGCCTGATCCACCTTCGAGGGGTCGGCGACCTCCATCCGCAGCCGGGTGATGCACGCGTCGACGTTGACCAGATTCGCCCGTCCGCCGAACGCGGCGATCACCTGTTCGGCCTTCGAATCCAGCTGCGCGTCGGACCCCACCGGCACTGCGACGGCGGTCGCCGAATCGGCACCCTCGCCGAGATTGGCCTGCTCCTCGGCCTCGAACTCGTCTTCCGGCTCGCGACCGGGGGTGCGCATATTCCATTTGACGATGGCGAACCGGAACAGCAGGTAGTAGACGGCGAAGAACACCAGGCCCATGCCGATCAGCAAGGGGATGTTCTTCGCCGCCGGCGCCGTGCCGTAGAGCAGCAGGTCGATCAACCCGGCGGAGAACGAGAACCCGAGGTGGATATCGAGCAGATAGGCAATCGCCAGCGACAATCCGGTCAGTACCGCGTGGATGACGTACAGCGGGAACGCGACGAACATGAACGCGAATTCCAGCGGTTCGGTGACCCCGGTGAGGAACGCCGTCAGCGCGGCGGCGGACAGGATGCCGACGGCCACCTTGCGCTGCTTCTTGTTGGCGACGTGGATCATCGCCAGCGCCGCGGCCGGTAACCCGAACATCAGGATCGGGTAGAAGCCGGAGGTCAGGATGCCCGCGCTCGGGTCACCGGCGGCGAACCGGGTGAGCTCACCGGTGACCGTCTGCCCGCCGGGGGTCTGGTAGTCGCCGTAGAGGAACCACACATACGAGTTCGGGATGTGGTGCAGCCCCAGCGGGATCAGCATCCGGTTGGCGAAGCCGTAGACGAAGGCGCCGAGCGCCCCGCTGGCGCCGATGAACTTACCCAGGCCGGTGAGGCCGCCGTCGAAGAGCGGGTAGAAGTAGCTCAGACCGAAGCCGATGAACAGCGCCGCCAGCGACACCACGATCGGCACGAACCGTCGTCCGCCGAAAAAGCCCAGATACGAGGGTAATTGGATGGTGTGGTAGCGGTCGAACAGCCACGCGGTGACGAGGCCGACGACGATACCGGCGAATACGCTGTAGTTGATCTGGGCCTGCTCACCGGATTTGTCCAGCTGGCCGGCCAGCACGATCGGCGACATGGTCTTGAACACCGCCTCGACCACCAGATAGCCGACCACGGCGGCCAGTGCGGTGGAGCCGTCGGCCTTACGGGCGAAGCCGATGGCCACGCCGACAGCGAACAGCAGCGGCAGATGCGCGAACACCGCGTCACCGGCGGCGCTCATCGCTTTGAAGAACGCGCCGATCACCGGGGTGTCGATACGGCCGAGCAGATCGGGCTGCCCCAGTCGCAACAAGATGCCGGCCGCGGGCAGCACCGCGATCGGCAGCATGAGACTCTTGCCGAGGCGCTGTAACTGCGCAAATCCCGGAATCCGCGGACTACTTTGAGGTTTCGTCGACCCACCCATTCGGGGAGCTTAAACGAGAACTGGTGAACCCGAGACCCGGTTGCGCCGGGATCGTAGTGTTGAGCACCATGACCACAGAAGTTCTCGCGCCGGTCCCCGGCCGTGCGGTGGCGCTCAGTGAGGTGCCCGACCCGGTATTCGCCCAGGGTATGGTCGGCCACGGTGCTGCCATCGATCCGCCCCACACGGTGGTCGAGGCGCTGGCCCCGGTCAGTGGCACGCTGCTCAAACTCATGCCACACGCCTATATCGTGCTGACCCCGGCCAAGGTCGGTGTCCTGGTGCATCTGGGTCTGGATACCGTCGCGTTGAACGGGGAGGGCTTCACCACCCACGCCGCCCAGGGCGATGAGGTCACCGCCGGCCAGCTCATCATCACCTACGACGTGCCCGCGGTGGTCGCCAAGGGACTCAACCCCGTCGTGCCCGTGGTCATCATGGACGAACGCGAACCCGGCCGTATCACCCAGCGGGCTGATGGCGAGATCACTGGTGGTGCAGAGCTTTTCGTGGCGACGAAATAATGGAAGTCGTCATCGCGCCCGATACCGGAACGCTCGGCCTCCTCGCTGCCGACGCCATCGCTGCCCTGCTGGCGCGCAAACCCGACGCGGTGCTGGGGCTGGCCACCGGATCGTCCCCGCTGGTCGTCTACGACGAGCTGATCGCGCGTCACCAAGCCGTACACCACCTCGTCGAAGGGTCCGTGTCGGCCATGTGGCCGGCAACCATCCTGCAGCACCATCCCCATGTGACCGTGCTGCTCGACGATGCCGCCGCCCGCCGCCTGCAGCTGTCCGACTACTACCGCGAGGCCTACCGATCCAAACCGGATTGGCAGGGTATCTGAGTGCTGATCGCCGCCGACACCCTGCTCACCGGCGCGGATCTGTTACGGCCCGGATGGATTGACCTCGCCGGTGACACGGTGCGTGCGGTCGGGTCGGGTCACCCACCGACCCCTGCGGACCACACTGCGGCCGTGGTGGTGCCGGGTTTCGTCGACACCCATCTGCACGGCGGCGCCGGAGCCGATTTCTCGGCGGGCACCCTGGCCGCGACATCGGCGGCAGCCGGGCTGCATCGCCGGCACGGCAGCACCACGCTGATCGCCTCCTTGGTCACCGCGGCGCCCGATGACCTGCTGCGCCAAGTCGCCGCGCTGGCCGAACACACCCGCGCCGGTCTGATCGACGGCATCCACCTGGAGGGCCCGTGGTTATCGGTCCATCGCTGTGGCGCCCACGACGCATCGCTGATGCGTGACCCGGATCCCGTTGAGCTCACCCGCATTCTGGACGCCGGCGGCGGTGCGGTGCGCATGGTGACGCTGGCGCCGGAGCGCGCCGGCGCGCTGGAGGCGATCACCGCGCTGGCCGACGCCGCGGTGGTGGCTGCCGTCGGGCACACCGAGGCCAGCTATGCGCAGACCAGGGCGGCGATCGACGCCGGTGCGACGGTCGGGACCCATCTGTTCAACGCGATGCGCCCCATCGGGCATCGCGCACCCGGCCCCATCGTCGCGCTGCTGGAGGATCCGCGGGTGACCGTTGAGCTGATCACCGACGGTGTGCACGTCGACCCGGCCATCTACCGGCACGTGTGCCGAAGCAGCGACCGGGTCTCGTTGATCACCGATGCGATGGCGGCCACCGGTGGCGCCGACGGCCACTACCTGCTGGGCACCATGTCGGTCGAGGTGCAGGACGGGAAGGCGCGGGTCGCGGGCACCGACACCATCGCGGGCAGCACCGCCACCATGGATGCCGTGTTCCGGTTCGCCGTCGCCCACAGCGGCCTGGGCCGCGATGACGCGCTGCTGCAGGCGGTGCGCCAAGCCACCATCAATCCGGCGCGGGCGCTGGGGCTGCCTCGTCCCGGCCTGGTGCCCGGGGCGCCCGCCGATGTGGTGACGATGGATGCCGATCTGGGCGTGACCGGCACGCTCTACCGGGGGAGCTGGGTCGTCACACCTGGCGGCGACGGCGGCGTCGGTACCGCCACACCTTGACGGCGAGGTAGATGCCGGTGCCGATCAGCACCATGGTCGGACCACCGGGTGTGGTGGCGCCGTCATCAGGGCTGGGGACGTGCTTCGTCGGCGCAGCGTCCTCGGGTTCGGTCAGCGTCAGCTCCTCGAGTGCCGTCGCGGCATCGCTCGCCGAACCGTCCATCGTCATATCCTGTGTCACCCTCATGCCCGTGGCCGCCATGCTGGCAACGGCTACGACTGTACAGAGTGAGGGTTACTGGCGGGTAGCCGAGAAGTGCACCGGGTGTGCCGCGTCACACCGGCGGCCTGATCGCGCGGGTGGTGGCACGTGGAGTACCGCTCACGACGCTGAGGAGCAGGGCATGATGAGACGATGCCCGAACGCAATGTGCTCGGCGGTCCGCTGGAACCCTGTGGGACGGAACCGCTCACCGGCTTCTACCGTGACGGCTGCTGCTCGACCGGCCCCGAGGATCCGGGTATGCACTCGATCTGCGCGGTGGTGACGCGGGAGTTCCTGGACCATCAGCGTTCCATCGGCAACGACCTGTCGACACCGATGCCGCAGTACCGGTTCCCCGGACTGCAGCCGGGCGACCGGTGGTGCGTGACCGCGCCCAACTGGCTGCGCGCCTACGAGGACGGGTGCGCGGCGCCGGTGGTGATGGCGTGCACACACGAGCGCACCCTGGACGTGGTGCCCTTGGAGGCGCTCGCCGAACATGCCGTCGACGTGCCCGACGACGCCAGCGATCTCTGACGGCCGAGCACGGTATCGCAGGGCTGCGCCCACCGCCGGTGTAGCCCACCCGAACGTCATGGTGTTGGGTAGGCTCGGCGCTCAAATGATCGACTCTGACGACGTGCTCCCCATCCTGCCGCGCGAGCTGACCACGATCTCCGACGAGGTCCGCCACGTCCCGGCGCCGGCGATCCCGCAGATCGCCGCACCGTACGCGGCCCGCCTGGCCGACCCCGATTCCGACGCCGAGCTGGTCTCGGAGTGGATGAACCTGCCGCATCTGGCGCAGGCGTGGGAGTACGACTGGCCGCCGGAGCGCTGGCGGTTGTACCTCAAGGCCCAGCTGGCCGGCACGTTCTCTCGCCCGTTCATCACCAGCCGCAAGGGCGAGCAGATCGGCTACATCGAATTGTACAGAGCGGCAAAAGATTCCATCGCCACGCGGTACGACGCCGATCCGTACGACCTGGGCATGCACGCCGCGATCGCCGACACGAAGCTGGTGAACCGGGGTATCGCCCCGCTCATCATGCCGAAGCTGCTGGCCGACCTGTTCGCCGCCGAGCCGCAGTGCCGCCGCGTGATGTTCGACCCCGACCACCGCAACCTCGGTGCCCGCCGGCTGGTCGAATACGTCGGATGCACGTTCCTGGGCGAGCATCAGATGTCGAATCGCCGGATGGCGCTCTACGTGTTTCCCCGGACCCCGGACGACATCCCGGAGCACAGATAGCCGCTCGGGGTCAGTGGGCCATCATCGCGGCGTAGCCGTCGTGGTCGGGCTTCATCGCCGCGGCGACCAATTCCCACAGCACCTCGTCGGTGCCGCCGCCCACCCGGGCCAGCTTCATATCGCGCCACCACTGACCCATCGGGGTCTCGTCGATGAGATAGCCTGTGCCGCCGAAGATGTGCATGCACTCCGAGACCACCTCTTCACCGAGGCGGGCCGCGGTGACTTTCATCGCGGCCGCGGTGCGCAGGTCCAGCTTCTTGCCGGCCGCGATGCCGGTCAGGGCGTGCCGCAGCATGTCCACCCGGGCCTGCAGGTCGGCGATACGCATCCGCAGGGCCTGGTGTTCGTACAGCGTGTGACCGAATTGGCGGCGATCCATCATGCGCGCCAAGGTGATTCCCAGCAGGCGTTGGCAGTTGCTGGCGACCTGGCCGGCCACCGACATCCGTTCGTGGGCCAGGCCCCAGGAGATCGCGGCCAGGCCGGTGCCCGCGCGGGCCACCAGCGCCTCGGCGGGCACCCAGGTGTCGATGTGCACGGCGGCGGTGTCCAGCGGCCCGGCGCCCACCTTGCGGTAAGGCGCCTGAACCCGCACCCCGGGATCGTCGAGCGGCACGGCGATGACGACGACGTTGCCCTTCCGGCTGGACGGGTCGTCGCCGACATCGCGCGCTACGGCCATCACATAGTCGGCGATGGGCGACAGCGAGACGAACTTCTTGACACCTCTGACCTCGAAACCACCACGCGCCGAACGTACTTCGGTGCCGACGATCTGCAGGTCGGAGCCACCGGACTCCTCGGACGCGCCGATGCACAGGACCGCGTCACCGCGGATGGCCCGCTCTGCGATATCGCGCAGATAGTCGTGACGGGCGAATCGGCGCAGAATGGCGATCGCCGAATCGTGCAGGCTCACCCCGACGGCGATACCGGCCGAACCCAGCTTCCCCAGTTCGATCGCCAGCGCGATCACATCCGCGACGTCGGGCTGCTGTGCGTCACCCCATTTGGCGGCGAACACGCCCTCCCGGCCCAGATACTCGATGAGTGCGCGCGGAAAGTGTTCCGTCGCTTCGGCTTCGGCGGTCCAGGCCCTGACCTGATCGTTGAACACCCGCTCGAGCAGGGCGGAGAAGTCCTCGTCGGACGGCGCGGCGAGCGTCACGGTGCGGCCTCCAGATTGCGCTTGACCTCGAGCCTGCGCAGCTTGCCCGAGGAGGTGCGCGGCAACGACCCGGGCCGCACGAACACCACTTCGGCGGGCACCACGCCGCATTCGGAGGCGACGCGCTGCACCAGCGCACTGCGCGCGGCGGGTTCGTCGGCGCCCTTGAACTCCGCGGCGATCACCAGGCCGGGCCGCGTTGAGGGGCCGTCGGTGCCGATCGCGACCACCGCCCCCGGGCGGATTCCGTCGACCTGGGCGGCCACCTGCTCGATCTCGGTGGGGAAGATGTTACGTCCGGCCACGGTGATGATCTCCTTGGCGCGTCCGCAGATGACCAGGCTGCCGTCCAGAAGGTACCCGATATCGCCTGTGGGAAACCAGTTTCCGTGATCGACCGGAGTTTCGCCGAGGTAACCGGTCATCATGGACGTGCCCCGGATCTCGACCTCGCCGACCTCGCGATCGGCGATACTGTCGACGAACTGCTCGCGTGGGGCGACCCTGATCTCCATCCCGGGGATCGCCTCACCGAGCACCGCGTGCTTTCGGACGAAGCCGCCGTCATCGCTCACGACGTGGATCTCGTCGAGCCGCAGACCACTGCCGGGCGTGGGAACACTCACCGCACAGTTGGATTCGGCCAGGCCGTAGGAGGGGGCGAGCGCGCCCGGGTCCAGTCCGAAGCGGGCCATCTCGGTGGCGAACCGTTGGCTGCCGTCGCAATCGACGGGTTCGCCGCCGTTGAGGGCGAAGCGCAGGTGCGAGAAGTCCACGTCACTGACCAGGCGGGCGTATTTCCCGACGATGTTGTAGGCCATGTTCGGTGCCGCGGTCAGGGTGGCGCGGCTCTCGGTCAGCCAGGCCAGCCAGCCGAACGGCTGGGCGGAGAACGCCGAGGTGGGTGCGTGCCACAGGTTCGCCCCGCCGAGCGCGGTGGTGAGCAGGAAGGACAGCCCCATATCGTGATAGAGCGGCAGCCAGGAGTGCCCGGTGTCGTCGGCTCCGACGCCGACGCGGTCCACCAGTGCCCGAAGGTTGGCGAGCACCGCCTCGGGTGAAAGTTGGGCGGTACGAGGCGTGCCCGTGGATCCGGCGGTGCCCTGCAGGACCGCGACGGCGCTGCCCACGGTGCCGTGGTGAGTGGTCGAGCGCTGGGCGAGCGCGACCGCGGTCACATCGGCCACGGTCACGTCGCCGCCGACGGAGTCGAGTTCGCGAAGGTGGGTGCCGTGGCTGAACACCGAACGCACGCCGATGCTCTCGAAACGCGACAGGGTGGCTCGGGCCCAGCGTTGCGGGTCGGCGCCGCGGACCGGTCCGGGCAGGATCGACACGGCGGCCCCGGCCAGCAGGGCACCGGTGATCGCGGCGATGAATTCGACGTTCGGATCGCCCACCAGGCCGACGGCCTGGGCGCCCTCGGCACAGATGCGTTCGGCGACGTTCTCGGCGCGGGCGTGTACCTCTGCCCACGGATGGCGGTGCCAGGTGCCGGCGGCGGTGTCGAAGACGTGCAGGTCGTTGTTCGACCCGGTCATCGCGGCCGAGAGGGCTTGGGCGAGGACACTCACGAGTTGGCCTGCCCGGCGGGCAGTTTGGCGGTGATGGTGTCCTCCAGCTGGCCGATGGTCTCGCAGCTGAGCAGATCTTCTTCGGTCAGGGCCGCGTCGAGGCGGTCCTCGATGGCCACCATGCCGACGGCGAACGCCACTGAATCCATGCCGAGATCGTCGATCAGCCTGGAGTCGCGGGTGACCTTGCTGACGTCGATGCTGAGATCGTCTCTCAGGACCGCGAGCAGCTCGGGGTTGACAGCAGCGGACGGTGACTGTTCCATGTCGGGGGACGCTACACCGGGTAGTTAGCTAAGGCTAGGCTTACAGCGGCTCATGCGCTGTTGGGTGTCTCACCAGGTGGGCCCCGCGAGCTCGGTGCTGCCCCGGCGTTTCCCACCGTCGATGCTCACGAAGGCCGGAACCAGCTCGCTGGTGACCAGCCCGTGCCGGGCGGTCAACTCGTCGACGACCGCGAATCCTGCCGCGATGCGGGCCGGCGTATCCACCACGATCGTGGTGACCGGTACCTGACGGCCCAACTGCATCAGCTTGTCTCCGTGCGGCTCATGGTCGCCGTGAAACCCCCAGATACCGCGCACCACGGTCACCCCGCTGACCGTGTGGTGTTCGCGCAGCCGCGCCACCAGTGCGCGGTGGATCGGCGTGGCGCCGGTCGATGTCGACACGGTGCTCTCCGAGGTGTGGATCATCAGCTTCTGCCGCAGCGGACGCCCGGCTGCGTCGATCTCGGGCACCGTGGGCGGGGGCGCGATCAGCCGACCGTCACGTTTGCAGAGCTGGGCGCGTTCCAGCGTCATGGTGGCGCTGGGCACCAGCCGCTTCAGCTCCGGTGTCGCCGCCGCGACCTGCTCGCCGGTGCCGGCGGCGATGATCATCAACGGCACGTCGGTGTTGGCACTGAAGAAGCGCGCCCGCCTGCGCTGCCCGGCCACGGTGCCGTCGACCCCGAGGAAGACCGCAGCGCCGGCGAATCCGTGCGCATGCAGCACGTCGCAGACCGCGCGGTAGGCCGGCCGCCCCTCGACGCGGGTCTGCCGCCCGATGTAGAGGGTGAGTTTGGCCTGGTCGGGCAGGGGGGCGCCGAGGAGTCGAGCCCGCTCCAGCGTCACGACGCCGCGGCTGATCATCGCCACCGCTTGTTCGGATATCGCGGTGATCCGTTCGGCGCGGTCCACCGCGGCGACGGCGACCGGCAGATCTTCCGACTGGGTCAGCGTCGCGTCGCTGCGCAGAACGTGGCGCGGACCGAACCCGGCGCTGCCGCGCAGCACCACACTGGTGGCGATCCGCTGCGAGCCGAACAGGTCCAGCAACTCGTCGGCGACGAAGCCGCGTTTACCGCGCAACCGCTCACCGAAGTACGCCGTCAGCTTGAGGTATTCCGTGCTCACACGAGCCTCCCGACGGTCAGTCCCAGCCAGGCCGCGCCCAACCCGAGCACCACGCTGATCACGATATTGGCCACCGCCGGCCACACCTGACGTTCCTCGCCGAGCCGCTGTGTCTCCAGCATCCACGTCGAGAACGTGGTGTATGCGCCGACGAAGGCGGTGCCGGCCAACAGCGCGGCGTTCGGGCTCAGCGCCATACCGCCGAAGAAGCCCAACAGCCCCGCCCCGCTGACGTTCACGGCCAACGTGCCGACCGGGAACGGCCGGGACAACCGCTTGGCCGCGTGTTTGGTCACCGCCTTGTCCACCAGGAACCGGGACACCGCACCGAACCCGCCGATCACGGCGACGCCCATCCACACCGCGAAGGTCATCGGACCCGCGCCCGTCGCACCAGTGCCGTGGTGATGTGCATGGCCAGCAACCCGAGCGCGATGCCGGCGACCGTGTAGGCGACGGCCAGGCCGTAGAAGCGGTGCTCCAGCATGGTCACCGTCTCGACCTGCATGGTGGAGAACGTCGTGAGGCCACCGCACAACCCGGTGCCCAGCAGCGGACGCCGGTAGGCCGAGGTCGGCAGCCGCTCGAGCAGTCGGGTGGTGAAGTACGCGAGCAGCACCGTGCCGACGATGTTGACGAGAAACGTCGGCCACGGCCACTGTCCGGGCAGCACCGGCAGCGCGTGCGCCAGCCCCGCGCGGGCCAGGGTGCCCAGTGCGCCGCCGGCGAACACGGCCGCCAGTTCACGTCGGTCGAAACCAGCCATGCCGCCCAGTATGTAGCCCGACGCGGGGACCGTTATGTTGGGCACACCATGACGGTTGTGCGGATCTGTGTATTGGGCCCGGTCCGTGCCTGGGTCCATGGCGAGCCGGCGGGCAGGAGCGAAGCGACCGGGGAATTCAAGCCCGTCGATCTGGGTGGCCCCAAGCAGCGGGCGGTGCTGGCCCGACTGGTGCTCGCGCACGGCCAGGTGGTGTCGGTGGACCGGCTCATCGAGGACCTCTGGGAGGGCGAACCGCCGCCGAAAGCGCTGGCGGCGCTGCAGGCCTACATATCGCACCTGCGCCGGGTGCTCGAACCCGACCGGCAACGCCGGGCCGCCGCCCAGGTGATCGTCAGCGCCGCACCCGGATACTGCCTGCGGCTGCCCGACGACGCCGTCGATGCGTGGTCGGTGGAGGCGAAAACTATTGCCGCCGAGTCACAGTCGGATCTGCTGGAAGAGGTGCTCACCGAGTGGACGGGGGATCCCTACGTCGAGGTCGCCGACACGCTCTGGGCCGCACCGGAAGTCGCGCGGCTGACGGAGCTGCGGCTGTCGGCGGTCGAGTCCTACGCCGCCGCCCAGTCTGCCCTCGGTCAGCACGCGGTGGTGCTACGGGTGCTCGAACCCCATGCCCGCGACCATCCGGGCCGCGAGACCGCCGCCTGCCTGCTGGCCGCCGCCCAGTACCGGGCCGGGCGTCAGGTCGCGGCCCTGGAGGTGCTGCGTCGGACCCGCGACTACCTGACCGACGAGCTCGGGCTCGAACCCGGCCGGCCACTGCGTGATCTGGAGCGCGACATCCTGCGCCAGGCCGAGCACCTCGACCCCATCGCGGTCACGCCCGCCGCGGCCGCCCCGGTGGCCTCGGCGCCGACGAGGTCGCGGACCCGGGGCCGGGCCGGTGAACTCGCCGCTCTGGAGACGGCCGCCACCGCCGCACGGCGCGACGGACTGAAGGTGGTGTGGATCGGCGGCGAAGCCGGAGCGGGCAAAACCACCCTGGCGGACACGGCCACCGCCACGCTGCACCAGGCGGGGTGGACGGTGGTGCTGGGGCGCTGCCCAGAGGTCGACG includes:
- a CDS encoding VOC family protein; amino-acid sequence: MDTDVHKDLHSEQGAHKGEHPGRSRNPVIKVVDLAWLEFEKPDLTRAEAFARAFGFQTALRTPSEVHLRGTDADAPCVLLRQGPATRFAGLALQAADEVDVLRLAEHTGVAAHALPEAIGGLAVDLADPGGTPVRVVAGMHTLPQLPVQPPLVHNTGRTVTRTNATQRPPRVPARVQRLGHVVLQSTTYRRTLNWYLDLFGMIVSDFLYFPGQRDRGPTMSFIRCDRGTTPADHHTLALALGPANRYVHSAYQVSDLDALAAGGEYLRERGYFRSWGIGRHIQGSQLFDYWRDPDGFLVEHFADGDMFDNTLEPGWAPFTATGLSQWGPPVSRDFLGTDVKSVRHEAARLLTALRGDNEFDIRRLAGLLKVASS
- a CDS encoding TetR/AcrR family transcriptional regulator, encoding MSRVDSRKRRTRAALIEAAQAFVAAGRLNAPILEITQAADVGMGSFYNHFATKEQLFEAAVTEALDAHGALLDACTAELDDPAEIFAAAFRLTGRLFRSRPQESRVLLANGMALLVSDRGLAPRALRDIRAGVAAGRFRVPDPELALAMAGGALLGLGNLLQAQPDRDDAHAADAVTADLLRLFGMTEDDAREVCARPLPDLSVRAEAS
- a CDS encoding PTS transporter subunit EIIC is translated as MGGSTKPQSSPRIPGFAQLQRLGKSLMLPIAVLPAAGILLRLGQPDLLGRIDTPVIGAFFKAMSAAGDAVFAHLPLLFAVGVAIGFARKADGSTALAAVVGYLVVEAVFKTMSPIVLAGQLDKSGEQAQINYSVFAGIVVGLVTAWLFDRYHTIQLPSYLGFFGGRRFVPIVVSLAALFIGFGLSYFYPLFDGGLTGLGKFIGASGALGAFVYGFANRMLIPLGLHHIPNSYVWFLYGDYQTPGGQTVTGELTRFAAGDPSAGILTSGFYPILMFGLPAAALAMIHVANKKQRKVAVGILSAAALTAFLTGVTEPLEFAFMFVAFPLYVIHAVLTGLSLAIAYLLDIHLGFSFSAGLIDLLLYGTAPAAKNIPLLIGMGLVFFAVYYLLFRFAIVKWNMRTPGREPEDEFEAEEQANLGEGADSATAVAVPVGSDAQLDSKAEQVIAAFGGRANLVNVDACITRLRMEVADPSKVDQARLKSLGAAGVIEVGNGVQAVFGTEAEALKNDILGIL
- a CDS encoding PTS sugar transporter subunit IIA, yielding MTTEVLAPVPGRAVALSEVPDPVFAQGMVGHGAAIDPPHTVVEALAPVSGTLLKLMPHAYIVLTPAKVGVLVHLGLDTVALNGEGFTTHAAQGDEVTAGQLIITYDVPAVVAKGLNPVVPVVIMDEREPGRITQRADGEITGGAELFVATK
- the nagA gene encoding N-acetylglucosamine-6-phosphate deacetylase, which gives rise to MLIAADTLLTGADLLRPGWIDLAGDTVRAVGSGHPPTPADHTAAVVVPGFVDTHLHGGAGADFSAGTLAATSAAAGLHRRHGSTTLIASLVTAAPDDLLRQVAALAEHTRAGLIDGIHLEGPWLSVHRCGAHDASLMRDPDPVELTRILDAGGGAVRMVTLAPERAGALEAITALADAAVVAAVGHTEASYAQTRAAIDAGATVGTHLFNAMRPIGHRAPGPIVALLEDPRVTVELITDGVHVDPAIYRHVCRSSDRVSLITDAMAATGGADGHYLLGTMSVEVQDGKARVAGTDTIAGSTATMDAVFRFAVAHSGLGRDDALLQAVRQATINPARALGLPRPGLVPGAPADVVTMDADLGVTGTLYRGSWVVTPGGDGGVGTATP
- a CDS encoding DUF2237 family protein, with amino-acid sequence MPERNVLGGPLEPCGTEPLTGFYRDGCCSTGPEDPGMHSICAVVTREFLDHQRSIGNDLSTPMPQYRFPGLQPGDRWCVTAPNWLRAYEDGCAAPVVMACTHERTLDVVPLEALAEHAVDVPDDASDL
- a CDS encoding GNAT family N-acetyltransferase translates to MIDSDDVLPILPRELTTISDEVRHVPAPAIPQIAAPYAARLADPDSDAELVSEWMNLPHLAQAWEYDWPPERWRLYLKAQLAGTFSRPFITSRKGEQIGYIELYRAAKDSIATRYDADPYDLGMHAAIADTKLVNRGIAPLIMPKLLADLFAAEPQCRRVMFDPDHRNLGARRLVEYVGCTFLGEHQMSNRRMALYVFPRTPDDIPEHR